From Chelatococcus sp. YT9, a single genomic window includes:
- the nuoG gene encoding NADH-quinone oxidoreductase subunit NuoG — MAKIIVDGKEIEVPAEYTLLQACEEAGAEIPRFCYHERLSIAGNCRMCLVEVKGGPPKPVASCAMGVRDLRPGPNGEPPVVFTRSPMVKRAREGVMEFLLINHPLDCPICDQGGECDLQDQAMAYGVDTSRYAENKRAVEDKYIGPLVKTSMNRCIHCTRCIRFTTEVAGVPDLGAIGRGEDMEITTYLEHAMRSELQGNVIDLCPVGALTSKPYAFQARPWELSKTESIDVMDGLGSAIRVDARGREVMRILPRTNDAVNEEWISDKTRFIWDGLRRQRLDRPYLRENGKLRPASWNEAFAAIAAKVKATKPERIGAIVGDLASVEDSFALKALVEKLGSANIDGRGDSTVLDPKLGRASYLFNATIAGVDDADAILIVGSNPRVEGSVLNARIRKRWRSGPVSIGLVGEAVDLTYPYDYLGAGPSTLADLVKGDHSFAKVLAEAERPLIILGQGALTREDGAAVHALAAKLALAVGAVKDGWNGFSVLHTAASRVGSLELGLVPGEGGLDARAMTGAGALDVLFLLGADEAEIAPGAFVIYQGTHGDNGAHRADVILPGAAYTEKSGTYVNTEGRVQLANRAAFPPGDAREDWAILRALSDVLGHRLPFDSLSQLRQALYAAYPEFADIDSVLVGDPAALETLASAAGAPSDAAFVSAVADFYLTNPIARASTVMAECSALAHGAVRQAAE, encoded by the coding sequence ATGGCGAAGATCATCGTCGACGGCAAGGAGATCGAAGTCCCGGCGGAGTACACGCTCCTCCAGGCCTGCGAGGAAGCGGGCGCCGAGATTCCGCGCTTCTGCTATCACGAGCGTCTGTCGATTGCCGGCAATTGCCGCATGTGCCTTGTCGAGGTGAAGGGCGGCCCGCCGAAGCCGGTGGCCTCCTGCGCCATGGGCGTGCGTGACCTGCGGCCTGGGCCGAACGGCGAGCCGCCGGTGGTGTTCACGCGCTCACCGATGGTGAAGCGCGCGCGCGAAGGGGTGATGGAGTTTCTCCTCATCAACCATCCGCTGGACTGCCCGATCTGCGACCAGGGCGGCGAGTGCGACCTGCAGGACCAGGCGATGGCCTATGGCGTCGATACGAGCCGCTATGCCGAGAACAAGCGGGCCGTCGAAGACAAATATATCGGTCCCCTTGTCAAGACGTCGATGAACCGCTGCATCCATTGCACACGCTGCATCCGTTTCACCACGGAAGTCGCCGGCGTGCCGGATCTTGGCGCCATCGGCCGCGGCGAGGACATGGAGATCACGACCTATCTCGAACACGCCATGCGGTCCGAGCTGCAGGGCAACGTCATCGACCTCTGCCCGGTCGGAGCATTGACGTCGAAGCCTTACGCATTCCAGGCCCGTCCCTGGGAGCTGTCGAAGACGGAGTCCATCGATGTGATGGACGGGCTCGGCTCGGCGATCCGCGTCGATGCGCGCGGGCGTGAGGTGATGCGCATCCTGCCGAGGACCAACGACGCGGTGAACGAGGAGTGGATCTCGGACAAGACCCGCTTCATCTGGGATGGCCTGCGCCGCCAGCGACTGGACCGGCCGTATCTGCGTGAGAACGGCAAGCTGCGTCCGGCATCATGGAACGAGGCTTTCGCGGCCATCGCGGCCAAGGTCAAGGCCACAAAGCCCGAGCGGATCGGTGCCATCGTCGGTGATCTGGCTTCCGTCGAGGACAGCTTCGCCCTGAAGGCTCTGGTGGAGAAGCTCGGTTCTGCCAATATCGACGGACGCGGCGACAGCACCGTGCTCGATCCGAAGCTCGGGCGCGCCAGCTATCTCTTCAACGCAACCATCGCCGGCGTCGACGACGCCGACGCCATCTTGATCGTCGGCTCCAATCCCCGTGTTGAAGGTTCGGTGCTGAACGCTCGCATCCGCAAGCGTTGGCGCAGCGGTCCTGTTTCGATCGGGCTCGTCGGCGAAGCTGTCGATCTCACCTATCCCTATGATTATCTCGGGGCTGGGCCTTCGACACTCGCCGACTTGGTGAAGGGCGACCATAGCTTCGCGAAGGTGCTTGCGGAGGCCGAGCGGCCGCTGATCATCCTAGGGCAAGGCGCCCTGACCAGAGAGGATGGTGCTGCCGTTCATGCGCTTGCCGCCAAGCTCGCGCTCGCAGTCGGCGCCGTCAAGGACGGTTGGAACGGCTTTTCGGTGCTGCATACGGCTGCCTCGCGCGTTGGTTCGCTCGAGCTCGGCCTGGTACCGGGCGAGGGTGGGCTCGATGCCCGCGCGATGACGGGCGCCGGTGCGCTGGACGTCTTGTTCCTCCTCGGCGCAGACGAGGCCGAAATCGCTCCCGGCGCCTTCGTGATCTATCAGGGCACCCACGGCGACAATGGCGCCCATCGCGCTGATGTCATCCTGCCAGGCGCTGCCTATACGGAGAAATCCGGCACCTACGTGAATACCGAGGGCCGGGTGCAGCTCGCCAACCGCGCCGCGTTCCCGCCTGGCGACGCGCGCGAAGACTGGGCGATCCTGCGGGCACTGTCTGACGTTCTTGGCCACCGGCTCCCATTCGATAGCTTGAGCCAGCTCCGCCAGGCTCTTTATGCGGCTTATCCGGAGTTCGCGGATATCGACAGCGTGCTCGTCGGCGATCCGGCAGCGCTCGAGACCCTGGCGTCCGCCGCGGGAGCGCCCAGCGACGCGGCATTCGTCTCCGCGGTCGCGGACTTCTACCTGACCAACCCCATCGCGCGCGCGTCGACGGTGATGGCCGAATGCTCGGCCCTTGCCCATGGTGCCGTGCGACAGGCCGCCGAATAA
- the nuoH gene encoding NADH-quinone oxidoreductase subunit NuoH, with amino-acid sequence MDLFLTIALIVGKSLLLLVALLILIAYLLLADRKVWAAVQLRRGPNVVGPFGLFQSFADLLKFVFKEPVVPAGSDKALFLLAPLLTCVLALAGWAVIPVAEGWAIADLNLGVLYVLAISSLGVYGIIIGGWASNSKYPFLSALRSAAQMVSYEVSIGFVIITVLLCVGSLNLTAVVQAQETRGLATMLGVPWLSFLNWYWLPLLPMLVIFFISALAETNRPPFDLAEAESELVAGFMVEYSSTPYLLFMLGEYVSIVLMCAMTTILFFGGWAPPIALPPFTWVPGIIWFILKVCLVFFMFAMVKAFVPRYRYDQLMRLGWKVFLPISLAMVVIVAAVLQLTGWAPTP; translated from the coding sequence ATGGACCTTTTCCTCACGATCGCGCTCATCGTCGGCAAGAGCCTGTTGCTCCTCGTCGCGCTCCTGATCCTCATCGCCTATCTCCTGCTAGCCGACCGCAAGGTGTGGGCGGCGGTGCAGCTCCGCCGCGGACCGAATGTGGTCGGTCCGTTCGGCCTCTTCCAGTCCTTCGCCGACCTCCTGAAGTTCGTCTTCAAGGAGCCGGTAGTTCCGGCGGGCTCGGACAAGGCGCTTTTTCTGCTCGCGCCGCTTCTAACCTGTGTACTGGCGCTCGCGGGCTGGGCCGTGATCCCGGTGGCGGAGGGGTGGGCGATCGCCGATCTCAACCTCGGCGTGCTTTACGTGCTCGCCATCTCGTCGCTCGGCGTCTACGGCATCATCATCGGTGGCTGGGCCTCGAACTCGAAATATCCCTTCCTGTCCGCGCTGCGTTCCGCTGCCCAGATGGTGAGCTACGAAGTCTCCATCGGCTTCGTCATCATCACGGTTCTGCTGTGCGTCGGCTCGCTCAACCTCACCGCCGTCGTGCAGGCGCAGGAGACGCGTGGCCTGGCGACGATGCTCGGCGTGCCGTGGCTCTCCTTCCTCAACTGGTACTGGTTGCCACTTCTGCCGATGCTGGTGATCTTCTTCATCTCGGCGCTTGCGGAAACGAACCGCCCACCTTTCGATCTCGCCGAAGCGGAATCGGAGCTCGTGGCCGGCTTCATGGTCGAATATTCCTCGACGCCGTATCTCCTGTTCATGCTCGGCGAATATGTGTCGATCGTGCTGATGTGCGCGATGACGACCATCCTGTTCTTCGGGGGCTGGGCACCGCCGATCGCGCTGCCGCCGTTCACCTGGGTTCCCGGCATCATCTGGTTCATCCTGAAGGTCTGCCTCGTCTTCTTCATGTTCGCCATGGTGAAGGCCTTCGTGCCGCGCTATCGCTACGACCAGCTCATGCGGCTCGGCTGGAAGGTCTTCCTGCCGATCTCGCTGGCGATGGTCGTTATCGTGGCCGCGGTGCTGCAGCTGACGGGTTGGGCCCCGACGCCGTGA
- the nuoI gene encoding NADH-quinone oxidoreductase subunit NuoI gives MGLDQAARSLFLKEFVSAFFLSMRYFFKPKATLNYPFEKGELSPRFRGEHALRRYPNGEERCIACKLCEAICPAQAITIEAGPRRNDGTRRTTRYDIDMVKCIYCGFCQEACPVDAIVEGPNFEFAVETREELYYDKERLLDNGARWERDIARNIASDAPYR, from the coding sequence ATGGGGCTCGATCAGGCCGCAAGGTCGCTATTCCTGAAGGAGTTCGTATCGGCGTTCTTCCTGTCGATGCGGTATTTCTTCAAGCCTAAAGCGACCTTGAATTATCCCTTCGAGAAGGGAGAGCTGTCGCCGCGCTTCCGCGGTGAGCACGCATTGCGTCGGTATCCCAACGGCGAGGAGCGCTGCATCGCGTGCAAGCTCTGCGAGGCGATCTGCCCCGCGCAGGCCATCACCATCGAGGCTGGCCCGCGCCGCAATGACGGCACTCGTCGCACGACCCGTTATGACATCGACATGGTGAAATGCATCTACTGCGGCTTCTGCCAGGAAGCCTGCCCAGTGGACGCCATCGTCGAGGGGCCGAATTTCGAATTCGCCGTGGAGACCCGCGAGGAGCTCTACTACGACAAGGAGCGGCTCCTGGATAATGGGGCTCGTTGGGAGCGCGATATCGCGCGCAATATCGCCAGCGACGCGCCTTATCGCTGA
- a CDS encoding NADH-quinone oxidoreductase subunit J, producing MTGQAFFFYLFAGVCIASAFMVIASRNPVHAVLFLILAFVNAAGLFMLMGAEFLALILVVVYVGAVAVLFLFVVMMLDVDFAELREGFLSYLPIGALIGVIFLVELVLVVGLFSIDPASIRPAVVATATDVSNIQAIGQVLYTRYFFFFQAAGFILLVAMVGAIVLTLRHKPNIKRQDISAQVARNKASAMEVRKVPSRQGV from the coding sequence ATGACGGGGCAAGCTTTCTTCTTCTATCTCTTCGCCGGGGTGTGCATCGCCTCCGCCTTCATGGTGATTGCGTCGCGCAATCCCGTGCATGCGGTGCTGTTCCTCATTCTGGCCTTCGTCAACGCCGCCGGGCTCTTCATGCTGATGGGCGCGGAATTCCTGGCGCTGATCCTGGTGGTCGTCTACGTCGGCGCGGTCGCGGTGCTCTTCCTCTTCGTGGTCATGATGCTCGACGTCGACTTCGCGGAATTGCGTGAAGGCTTCCTCAGCTACCTGCCGATCGGCGCGCTCATCGGGGTCATCTTCCTCGTCGAGCTCGTCCTCGTCGTCGGTCTCTTCTCGATCGACCCGGCCAGCATCAGGCCCGCGGTGGTGGCGACGGCGACGGACGTGTCCAACATCCAGGCCATCGGCCAAGTGCTTTACACGCGCTACTTCTTCTTCTTCCAGGCAGCCGGTTTCATCCTGCTGGTCGCGATGGTCGGCGCCATCGTGCTGACGCTTCGCCACAAGCCGAATATCAAGCGTCAGGACATCTCGGCGCAGGTAGCGCGCAACAAGGCGTCGGCCATGGAAGTCCGCAAGGTGCCTTCGCGGCAGGGCGTATAA
- the nuoK gene encoding NADH-quinone oxidoreductase subunit NuoK translates to MTIGLVHYLTVAAVLFTLGVFGIFLNRKNVIVILMSVELILLAVNINFVAFSTHMGDVVGQVFALFILTVAAAEAAIGLAILVVYFRNRGTIAVEDINMMKG, encoded by the coding sequence ATGACCATCGGGCTTGTTCACTATCTCACCGTCGCGGCCGTCCTCTTCACCCTCGGGGTGTTTGGCATCTTTCTCAATCGCAAGAACGTCATCGTCATTCTGATGTCCGTGGAGCTCATCTTGCTCGCGGTGAACATCAACTTCGTGGCGTTCTCGACGCATATGGGCGACGTCGTCGGCCAGGTATTCGCACTATTCATCCTGACCGTTGCCGCGGCGGAAGCGGCCATCGGCCTTGCCATTCTGGTCGTCTACTTCCGCAACCGCGGCACGATCGCGGTTGAAGACATCAACATGATGAAGGGCTGA
- the nuoL gene encoding NADH-quinone oxidoreductase subunit L, translated as MYHAIVFLPLVGFLIAGIFGKKIGARASEVITTSLLAVACALSWVAFVRVGFYGEAAQVKVASWIVSGSFSVDWAFRIDTLTAVMLIVVTTVSMLVHLYSIGYMHEDPARPRFFAYLSLFTFAMLMLVTADNLLQMFFGWEGVGLASYLLIGFWYEKPSANAAAMKAFIVNRVGDFGFLLGIFLLFVLFGTASFDSLFPRVGELAEAKFHIFGHDYHALTVASLLLFMGAMGKSAQFLLHTWLPDAMEGPTPVSALIHAATMVTAGVFMVARMSPAFEYAPTALTVVTVIGGITAFFAATVGLVQNDIKRVIAYSTCSQLGYMFVALGVGAYSAGVFHLFTHAFFKALLFLGAGSVIHAMHHEQDMRNMGGLRRYIPFTAAMMTIGNLALTGFPFTAGYFSKDAIIEAAYASHNPAAGFAFIATVIAALMTSFYSWRLYFMTFEGKPRWGEHAAHDHGHHAHGHDDHAHHHDDHGHADHGHGHGHDLKPHESPLVMLIPLIVLAVGALLAGFVFKSYFIGENYDAFWKGALFTGPNNHILHEMHEVPTWVVWSPFVMMMLGFVLALWFYIINPRIPVSLAQSNPILYRFLLNKWYFDEIYDFLFVRPAKWLGTFLWRKGDGWLIDGFGPDGVSARVIDVTNRVVRLQTGYVYHYAFAMLIGVAAFVTWYLVGGAH; from the coding sequence ATGTACCACGCAATCGTCTTCCTGCCTCTGGTGGGTTTTCTGATCGCCGGCATCTTCGGCAAGAAGATCGGCGCGCGCGCCAGCGAGGTCATTACGACATCGCTGCTTGCCGTCGCCTGTGCGCTGTCCTGGGTCGCCTTCGTTCGTGTCGGCTTCTACGGCGAGGCCGCTCAGGTCAAGGTCGCGAGCTGGATCGTTTCCGGCAGCTTCAGCGTCGACTGGGCCTTCCGCATCGACACGCTGACGGCCGTAATGCTGATCGTCGTGACGACCGTTTCCATGCTCGTGCACCTCTATTCGATCGGCTATATGCACGAGGATCCGGCCCGGCCGCGCTTCTTCGCTTATCTCTCGCTGTTCACTTTCGCCATGCTGATGCTGGTGACGGCCGACAACCTGCTGCAAATGTTCTTCGGTTGGGAAGGCGTCGGTCTCGCGAGCTACCTGCTGATCGGCTTCTGGTATGAGAAGCCCTCCGCGAATGCCGCAGCCATGAAAGCCTTCATCGTCAACCGCGTCGGTGATTTCGGCTTCCTCCTCGGCATCTTCCTGTTGTTCGTGCTGTTCGGCACGGCGTCCTTCGACAGCCTGTTCCCGCGGGTCGGCGAGCTGGCTGAAGCGAAGTTTCACATCTTCGGCCATGACTACCATGCGCTGACGGTGGCATCGCTCCTCCTGTTCATGGGCGCCATGGGCAAGTCGGCGCAGTTCCTCCTGCACACCTGGCTGCCCGACGCGATGGAAGGCCCGACCCCTGTGTCGGCGCTGATCCACGCCGCCACCATGGTGACGGCAGGCGTGTTCATGGTCGCGCGGATGTCGCCAGCCTTTGAATATGCGCCGACGGCCCTTACGGTCGTCACGGTTATCGGCGGCATCACGGCCTTCTTCGCGGCGACCGTCGGCCTCGTGCAGAACGACATCAAGCGCGTGATCGCCTATTCGACCTGTTCGCAGCTTGGCTACATGTTCGTCGCGCTCGGTGTCGGGGCCTATTCGGCCGGCGTGTTCCACCTCTTCACCCACGCCTTCTTCAAGGCGTTGCTGTTCCTGGGCGCGGGCTCCGTCATCCACGCGATGCACCACGAGCAGGACATGCGCAACATGGGAGGCTTGAGGCGCTACATCCCGTTCACAGCGGCGATGATGACCATCGGCAATCTTGCGCTCACGGGTTTTCCCTTCACGGCAGGCTATTTCTCGAAGGATGCGATCATCGAGGCAGCCTATGCCTCTCATAATCCCGCGGCTGGCTTCGCTTTCATCGCGACCGTCATCGCGGCGCTGATGACCTCCTTCTACTCCTGGCGCCTCTATTTCATGACCTTTGAGGGCAAACCGCGCTGGGGTGAGCACGCAGCGCATGATCATGGCCATCACGCCCATGGTCATGACGACCATGCCCATCACCACGACGATCATGGTCACGCCGATCACGGGCACGGTCATGGCCATGATCTGAAGCCGCATGAGAGCCCGCTCGTCATGCTGATCCCCCTGATCGTTCTGGCGGTCGGTGCCCTCTTGGCTGGCTTCGTGTTCAAGTCCTATTTCATCGGCGAGAACTATGACGCCTTCTGGAAGGGCGCACTCTTCACCGGCCCGAACAACCACATCCTGCATGAAATGCACGAAGTGCCGACCTGGGTTGTCTGGTCACCCTTCGTGATGATGATGCTGGGCTTCGTGCTGGCGCTGTGGTTCTACATCATCAATCCGCGCATTCCGGTCAGCCTCGCGCAGTCGAACCCGATCCTGTACCGCTTCCTGCTGAACAAGTGGTACTTCGACGAGATCTACGACTTCCTCTTCGTGCGCCCTGCCAAGTGGCTCGGCACCTTCCTCTGGAGGAAGGGCGATGGCTGGCTGATCGACGGCTTCGGGCCTGACGGCGTGTCGGCGCGGGTCATCGACGTCACCAACCGGGTCGTGCGGTTGCAGACCGGTTATGTCTATCACTACGCCTTTGCCATGCTCATCGGGGTGGCTGCCTTCGTGACATGGTATCTGGTCGGGGGAGCGCATTGA
- a CDS encoding NADH-quinone oxidoreductase subunit M produces MFGFGILSGLLILPLIGAAFIAVLRGDEEAVASNARWGALITTIITLLLALYAWSRFDASNPAFQLVETHRWLSDAIAFKLGVDGFSMPFIVLTAFLMPFCILASWHSIHHRVKEYFVAFLVLETTMIAVFAAADLVLFYLFFEAGLIPMFLIIGIWGHDRRIYASFKFFLYTLLGSVLMLLAVLAMYWDAGTTDIATLLTHKFAPSMQTWLWLAFFSSLAVKMPMWPVHTWLPDAHVEAPTAGSVILAGILLKMGGYGFIRFSLPMFPDASAYFAPLVFALSVIAIVYTSLVAMMQENIKKLIAYSSVAHMGFVTMGLFSMTEQGIQGAMYQMVSHGLVSGALFLAVGVVYDRMHTLRIDAYGGLVERMPRYALVFMILTMANVGLPGTSGFVGEFLTLMGAFRANPYVAIIAATGVILSAAYALWLYRRVVFGKLEKPSLRTITDLDTREIVMFVPLVLLIIWYGVQPHGILEAFAASTDNLLRSTEAALAGVKTAAFLSH; encoded by the coding sequence ATGTTCGGCTTCGGCATTCTCTCCGGCCTTCTCATCCTGCCGCTTATCGGCGCGGCCTTCATCGCGGTCCTGCGCGGTGATGAGGAGGCAGTCGCCTCCAACGCGCGCTGGGGCGCGCTGATCACGACGATCATCACGCTCCTCCTGGCGCTCTATGCCTGGAGCCGGTTCGACGCGTCGAACCCGGCCTTTCAGCTCGTAGAGACCCATCGCTGGCTGTCTGATGCCATAGCCTTCAAGCTCGGTGTCGACGGCTTTTCGATGCCATTTATCGTCCTGACGGCCTTCCTGATGCCGTTCTGCATCCTGGCGTCGTGGCACTCGATCCATCACCGGGTGAAGGAATATTTTGTCGCCTTCCTGGTGCTCGAGACGACGATGATCGCGGTCTTCGCCGCCGCCGATCTAGTCCTGTTCTACCTCTTCTTCGAGGCGGGCCTCATCCCGATGTTCCTGATCATCGGCATCTGGGGGCATGACCGCCGCATCTATGCGAGCTTCAAGTTCTTCCTCTACACGCTGCTCGGCTCGGTACTCATGCTGCTTGCCGTGCTCGCGATGTACTGGGACGCTGGCACCACCGACATCGCGACGCTGCTGACGCACAAGTTCGCGCCGTCCATGCAGACCTGGTTGTGGCTCGCCTTCTTCTCCTCGCTCGCGGTGAAGATGCCGATGTGGCCGGTGCATACCTGGCTGCCCGACGCCCACGTGGAAGCGCCGACGGCGGGATCCGTCATCCTCGCCGGCATCCTGCTGAAGATGGGCGGCTATGGCTTTATCCGCTTCTCCCTGCCGATGTTCCCCGACGCATCGGCCTATTTCGCCCCGCTCGTCTTCGCCCTGTCGGTAATTGCCATCGTCTACACTTCGCTGGTGGCGATGATGCAGGAGAACATCAAGAAGCTGATCGCTTACTCCTCCGTGGCGCATATGGGCTTCGTGACGATGGGCCTCTTCAGCATGACGGAGCAGGGCATCCAGGGCGCCATGTACCAGATGGTGAGCCATGGTCTTGTCTCGGGCGCGCTCTTCCTCGCGGTCGGCGTCGTCTATGACCGGATGCACACGCTGCGCATCGATGCCTATGGGGGCCTTGTGGAGCGTATGCCGCGCTACGCTCTGGTCTTCATGATCCTTACGATGGCGAATGTCGGACTGCCTGGCACCTCCGGCTTCGTCGGCGAGTTCCTCACCCTGATGGGGGCCTTCCGGGCCAACCCGTATGTGGCGATCATTGCGGCCACCGGCGTGATCCTCTCGGCTGCTTACGCGCTGTGGCTTTATCGTCGGGTGGTGTTCGGCAAGCTGGAGAAGCCGAGCCTCAGGACGATCACGGATCTCGATACCCGCGAGATTGTCATGTTCGTTCCGCTCGTCCTCCTGATCATCTGGTATGGCGTGCAGCCGCACGGCATTCTGGAGGCCTTCGCTGCGTCCACGGACAATCTTCTGCGCAGCACCGAGGCCGCGCTCGCCGGCGTCAAGACCGCCGCCTTCCTTTCGCATTAA
- the nuoN gene encoding NADH-quinone oxidoreductase subunit NuoN, translating to MAPLFPAFSVVLPEFILAAGALALVLIGAIRGERSNGLVSALAVALIAAAGVAVALQGGERAEAFGGSFVVDNFARFMKLLALVGSAAALLLARDFFRRARLDRFEYPILVVLATLGMMMMISANDLIALYLGLELQSLAIYVIAAFDRDNARSSEAGLKYFVLGALSSGMLLYGSSLVYGFTGTVSFPGIAAALAGGHGGTGLIFGLVFIAAGLAFKISAVPFHMWTPDVYEGAPSPVTAFMASAPKAAAMALMVRVFIGAFPDIIGQWRQIIVFVAIASMVLGSFAAIGQRNIKRLMAYSSIGHMGYALVGLAPGTANGVQSVLIYMALYLAMTLGSFACIIAMRRESGQVETIDDLAGLSNSQPVLAFLFAMLLFSLAGIPPLAGFFAKLYVFGAAIEAKLYGLAVIGVLASVVGAFYYLRIIKLMYFDEPKAGAYQPMAPEVRFVLGVSSVVVILFWLAPASIVAAASAAAKSLF from the coding sequence ATGGCACCGCTCTTCCCAGCCTTCAGTGTGGTCCTGCCAGAATTCATTCTGGCAGCGGGTGCGCTTGCGCTCGTTCTGATCGGCGCCATTCGCGGCGAGCGCTCCAACGGGCTCGTCTCGGCTCTCGCGGTGGCCTTGATCGCCGCCGCCGGCGTTGCGGTGGCTCTGCAGGGTGGTGAGCGCGCGGAGGCCTTCGGTGGCTCCTTCGTCGTCGACAATTTCGCGCGCTTCATGAAATTGCTGGCGCTGGTCGGTTCGGCTGCCGCGCTTCTCCTGGCGCGTGACTTCTTCCGGCGCGCCAGGCTCGATCGTTTCGAGTACCCGATCCTCGTGGTCCTCGCGACGCTCGGCATGATGATGATGATCTCGGCGAATGATCTCATCGCGCTCTATCTCGGCCTCGAGCTGCAGAGCCTCGCGATCTACGTCATCGCCGCCTTCGACCGTGACAACGCGCGTTCGTCGGAAGCTGGCCTCAAATACTTTGTCCTGGGTGCGCTCTCCTCGGGCATGCTGCTGTACGGTTCCTCCCTGGTATATGGCTTCACGGGGACGGTTTCCTTCCCCGGCATTGCCGCGGCGCTCGCGGGCGGCCATGGTGGCACGGGCCTCATCTTCGGCCTCGTCTTCATTGCCGCAGGCCTTGCATTCAAGATCTCCGCCGTTCCATTCCATATGTGGACACCGGACGTCTATGAGGGTGCGCCGTCCCCGGTCACCGCCTTCATGGCCAGCGCGCCGAAGGCGGCAGCCATGGCGCTCATGGTGCGGGTCTTTATCGGAGCCTTCCCCGACATTATCGGTCAGTGGCGCCAGATCATCGTGTTCGTGGCGATCGCCTCCATGGTGCTCGGCTCCTTCGCCGCCATCGGCCAGCGCAACATCAAGCGGCTCATGGCCTATTCGTCGATCGGTCACATGGGCTACGCCCTGGTCGGCCTCGCGCCGGGCACCGCCAACGGCGTGCAGAGCGTGCTCATCTACATGGCGCTCTATCTTGCCATGACGCTGGGCAGCTTCGCCTGCATCATCGCGATGCGCCGCGAAAGCGGGCAGGTCGAGACGATCGATGATCTCGCGGGACTGTCGAACAGCCAGCCGGTGCTCGCCTTCCTGTTCGCGATGCTTCTCTTCTCGCTGGCCGGAATTCCGCCGCTCGCGGGCTTTTTCGCCAAGCTTTATGTCTTCGGTGCTGCCATCGAGGCCAAGCTCTATGGCCTTGCCGTCATTGGTGTGCTGGCGAGCGTGGTGGGTGCCTTCTACTACCTGCGCATCATCAAGCTGATGTATTTCGATGAGCCGAAGGCCGGCGCCTACCAGCCGATGGCGCCTGAAGTGCGCTTCGTGCTTGGGGTGTCGAGTGTCGTCGTGATCCTCTTCTGGCTCGCACCGGCGTCGATCGTGGCAGCCGCTTCCGCGGCAGCGAAGTCTCTCTTCTGA
- a CDS encoding biotin--[acetyl-CoA-carboxylase] ligase has product MPFSLGQEARDAGFGLAAFESLGSTNVEAMAMGRAGLTQPTWVVARQQTAGRGRRGNVWANVSGNLAASLVMVTDVTPAVAATLGFVAGIALTDAVTHIAPYFDSGSAGGRRLLLKWPNDVLGDGAKLVGILLESEQLADGRRIVVVGIGVNVAMVPDGLPYKATSLSSLGAAVTAEDVFTALTDSWVRTVALWDEGRGIGAIRTRWLKRAAGLGADVAVHIGREIVRGTFETIDDSGQLIIRRAEGGTVAVAAGDVYFGVAATAKV; this is encoded by the coding sequence ATGCCGTTCAGCCTCGGGCAGGAGGCCCGTGACGCAGGCTTCGGACTCGCCGCGTTCGAAAGCCTGGGCTCGACCAATGTCGAAGCAATGGCCATGGGCAGAGCCGGCCTGACGCAGCCCACCTGGGTTGTCGCGCGCCAGCAGACTGCGGGCCGGGGTCGGCGTGGTAATGTCTGGGCCAACGTGTCCGGCAACCTCGCGGCTTCGCTCGTGATGGTCACCGACGTGACGCCCGCTGTCGCGGCCACATTGGGCTTCGTTGCTGGGATAGCGCTTACGGATGCGGTTACCCATATTGCCCCCTATTTCGATAGCGGTTCAGCAGGTGGGAGACGCCTGCTCCTGAAATGGCCCAACGATGTGCTCGGCGATGGCGCGAAGCTGGTGGGCATCCTTCTTGAGAGCGAGCAGCTTGCCGACGGGCGCCGGATCGTCGTTGTCGGGATTGGTGTCAATGTCGCGATGGTCCCCGATGGTCTGCCTTACAAGGCAACCTCTTTGTCGTCCCTGGGCGCGGCCGTAACCGCTGAAGACGTGTTCACCGCCCTGACGGACAGTTGGGTCCGCACCGTCGCGCTGTGGGATGAGGGCAGGGGTATCGGGGCCATTCGCACCCGCTGGTTGAAGCGCGCAGCCGGGCTTGGAGCTGACGTAGCGGTGCATATCGGGCGAGAAATCGTGCGAGGCACCTTTGAAACCATCGACGACTCAGGCCAACTCATCATACGAAGGGCAGAGGGGGGCACGGTGGCGGTTGCTGCCGGTGATGTCTATTTCGGTGTCGCGGCCACAGCAAAAGTGTAA